The DNA region CCACGCGCTCCGCCGAGAGGCGCACCTGGCGCAGATCCACGTTCGCGAGTTGACCGGCCGCCGTCGGGTCGAACGGGTCGGCCCAGAAGAGCGCGTCGCTCTGCCCGTACGCGTAATTCTTTGGCTCGAGCGCCTGCAGCACGGCGCCGAGCGCCGCGACGTCCGCGCCGTAACTCGCGTCGTCGCTCCCGAAGAACGCCGAGGGAAAGTCGCTCGCGAACCGCGCCGGCTCGACGTCACCGCTCTGCCACGCCGCCGCCGCCGCGTAGATCACCGGATACCACGTCGCCTCGTAGAGCGTCTCGCCGTCGTCGTGCCAGACCGTCTGGAAGAGGCCGAGCACTCTTGCCGCCTTCCCTTGATTGATGAATCTCCGCTCGTTCGCGAGCGCGACGGCGATATTCGGATAGATCTCGTTCCAGTTGCTCGCGCCGGGCGCGACCATCTGCTGGAAGCCGCCGCGCGCGACCGTCTGAATGTAGGGCTCGAACGTCTCCTCGGCGCCGTAGTGCCAGTTCGCAATCACCGCGCTCTTCGGAATGAGGCCCATGATCGCGGGGTCGCTCTGAATCCCGTCGTCCCAGAGCATCAGTCGCGCGCCGGACGGCGCGATGAGGCCGTTCATCGCGACGATATGGTCGGCGTAAACTTGCGAGCGGCCGCGTTGCGCGACGTACGCCTGCGTCTGCCCTAGCCCGAGCGTCGCCGTCTCGTCGGAACCGATGTGGAAGAACGGCGGCCGGCCGACCGCGGCTAACTCTTGCCCGATCACGCGCGAGAGATACTCCTGCGAGAGCGCGACGTTCGGCGCGAGCAGAAATCCGTGCGGCAGTGCCGCGGCGCTTGCGTACTTCTCGACGCGCAACGTGTTGTGCATGTGAGCGAAACTCTGCTGCTCGGGGATCAGCGCGACGTGGAAGCGCGCGGCATACGCCGTCAGCTCGCGGAGCTGCGCCGGCGTGATGCCGTCGAGCGGAGCGGGGAGCGGATCGGTCGGGCTGACGAAGACGTGCTCCATATACGGCGAGTAGCCGTTCATCTTGAACGCTGCGATCGTGCGAATCCGCTCTTCGAAGTAGCGCAGCGTCGGCAGCGGCCCGCGCGAGACGTCGTCGGAGAGCACGCGCCACTCCAACGCCGGTCGATCCTCGATGGAGATGCAAGGCATCCTCCAGCCGCCGCGGGTGCGCCCGGGCAGTTGCGCGAGCGTCATCGCCCCGTAGAAGGCGCCGGCCGCATCGGCGCTCGCGATCGTCGCGCGACCGTCGGCGACGGTTAAGCGGTAGGCTTGCGGTGCGAGCGACGCGTCGCGCCGCACGACGATCGCCGCATCGTTTGCGACGACGCGAACGCTGCCGATCCCGAGCGCCTGCCAGCGCTCGTTCAACTCGATGCGCGCCGCCGGATCAAAATCGGCGGCAATCGTTCTGGGAATCTGCGAGGCGCTCGACGCGCACGCGACGCTCTCGATCCGTGCCGGCTGCGGCACGAGATGGAGCACTACAAGCTCTTGCTCGCGGCCGCGCGCAGCGTCGCGTCGCGCCGATCGAGCAGCGCGGTCACGCCGTCGAGGTAGCGCGACGCCGAGTCGGCGTTCACCGTAGCCGCCTCGCCGGCGAGCGCGACCGTTGCGGCATCGGCGGCGGCAATCGGCCCGCCGTCGTTCGCGCGCGCTGCCGCGTGGCCGTCGTGCACGTCGAACGCCGTGGGATCGGCGAACGCGACGCGCAGCATCAGCGCGTCGACTCGCGCGCGGTCCTCGGGCGCCAATTGGCAACGCGCCTCGAGATCGGCGAGCGCCTCGCCCAAGTACGAGCGCACGAACTGGTCGGATCGGCGACGGTCGAGCGCCGAGTCATAGCCGGGAAATTCCGCGATCTTTGCGCGCAGCTGAGCGAGCGGCTCCATGGCCGCAACCTACGACGCATCCGGTCGAAGGGCCTCGAAGCCTCCCTGGGAAGATACGTACCGTGAAGCACGCAACGTGGCCCGCGTATCTCGTGGCGGCAGCCTGCTTCGCGATCGCGCTGATATCGTCGATCGCCAACATCTCGCTGCTCGGCCAGCTCAAGCAGACGCAGCGCGAGCTGGCGAATCTCGAGAAGCGCTCGACCGCGCTCGCGCGCAATCTCGCCGTCGAACGCACGGCGCTCTTCGATATGCTCGACGGCCGCGCCGGCCACTATCGCATCGGCGACGGCGAGGTGATCACGCAAGGCGGGCGCATCTATCTCGCGCTCCGCGGGCTCTCCGAGCCGCCGCGCGGCAAAGTCTATCAGGCGTGGACGCTCGAGCGCGGGAGCGTCAAGGAGACCGCGTCGCCGACGTTCCTGCCCGACGCGCGCGGCGTCGCGTTGATCGTGCTCCCCGCCGACGCGCGTTCGACCGCCGAGGTCTCGGTGACGCTCGAGCCCGAGGGCGGCAGCAAGGAGCCGACGGAGAAGCCGCTGCTGGAGGCGTCGCTGCTCACCCGATGATTGCGCAGCTCTCGCGCTCGAACGAGGCCTCAGCCCTCGAGTATCTCTCGCGCGAACCGATTCTCAACGTCTTTCTCGATTACGTCATCGTCCACGACACGCCCGCCCGCAAGAACGTCGCCGTCGTGCTCGACGGCGATCGCGTCGACGGCGTGATCCACAGCGGACGCAGTCTGGTCGTCGCCGCGGAACCGCGCGCGATCGGCGAGCTCGCCGAGTACCTCAGGCGGCGGCGCGGCG from Candidatus Binatia bacterium includes:
- a CDS encoding glycoside hydrolase family 20 zincin-like fold domain-containing protein yields the protein MLHLVPQPARIESVACASSASQIPRTIAADFDPAARIELNERWQALGIGSVRVVANDAAIVVRRDASLAPQAYRLTVADGRATIASADAAGAFYGAMTLAQLPGRTRGGWRMPCISIEDRPALEWRVLSDDVSRGPLPTLRYFEERIRTIAAFKMNGYSPYMEHVFVSPTDPLPAPLDGITPAQLRELTAYAARFHVALIPEQQSFAHMHNTLRVEKYASAAALPHGFLLAPNVALSQEYLSRVIGQELAAVGRPPFFHIGSDETATLGLGQTQAYVAQRGRSQVYADHIVAMNGLIAPSGARLMLWDDGIQSDPAIMGLIPKSAVIANWHYGAEETFEPYIQTVARGGFQQMVAPGASNWNEIYPNIAVALANERRFINQGKAARVLGLFQTVWHDDGETLYEATWYPVIYAAAAAWQSGDVEPARFASDFPSAFFGSDDASYGADVAALGAVLQALEPKNYAYGQSDALFWADPFDPTAAGQLANVDLRQVRLSAERVEEDRYFGAPPLHANAAAVMLLSARRYDALSRKFQIGAEVAAMYADAQAHAATDRDRTLRDLYWCRYWMWELRDAYEEIEPLYARAWRYESRDGHLASNLERYDLSAQRAIAYADAFYDVTRRYLQTGTLPDLHVILSGVEGLSVVEGRRALASR
- a CDS encoding anti-sigma factor codes for the protein MRAAERAAPWPQPTTHPVEGPRSLPGKIRTVKHATWPAYLVAAACFAIALISSIANISLLGQLKQTQRELANLEKRSTALARNLAVERTALFDMLDGRAGHYRIGDGEVITQGGRIYLALRGLSEPPRGKVYQAWTLERGSVKETASPTFLPDARGVALIVLPADARSTAEVSVTLEPEGGSKEPTEKPLLEASLLTR